The DNA segment TTTTTCGTTTGCTTCGTCAATAAAGCGTGGCACCCATTTTTTGGCGATATATTCAAGACCTGGTCCATGACCGTAATGTTTATAATATGTTTTTCGTGCAGTGTCCCCACTCACTAGAATTTGATCTTCAAATCCTTCTGAAACTAAATAAAGTATTGCAGCAATCCTTGCACTTTCTGGCGCGTATTTGATTTTTGCAATGCCATCAAATGACATAAACGCACCTGTTTTAGCAACTTGTTTGTGATAATACGGATCTAGGTTACGGTCCATGTGTCCAATAGAAAGATATTCTAATGGGATATTTTCTTGTTTTAAAATCTCGATTTGCTCTAAAGCCATTGTTCCTGCTTCTGTATGAGAATGAATCGGTGCTTTTGTCTCGTGATGTGCTCTTGCAACCGCGCGTATCGTTTTTTCTTCTAAAGGAGTAATCATATTGTAGCCAGTTCCAAATTTCACCTGACCAGCCTTGTACGGTGTTCCTTCAAGCCCGTTCTCTACTTCATTCACAACAAATTCTGTTAATTTTTCTGTGGAAGTATTTTCAATCCATTCATAATAAGTTTCAAAATCACCGATAATTGGTTTTAATTCGGGTTTAATTTTTCCGTCCCATAAGAAACTTTTGTTAAAGCCGGCTGTTCCAATGATTTGAATACCAGTTTCTTTGGAAATCTGTGCTACATCTAAAACACGTCTACCGTAATCCACTGCAGTTGCATCAACAATCGTTTTCCCACCTAAATCAGCGAAATCTTGTACATCTAGTTGGGATTTTTCTTTGCTATCTAAAAGTAAATCGTCGGCATCTCGCTCTTGCCAGTAAGCCGGCACACAGACAATATGCTCGTGTGAATAAGTAAACCCTAATTTATCTGGGGCGATATCTCCATAAAAAGTACGAATAAAACTCATTTTTTAAAACTTCCTTTCAAAAAACCTCTTCCTCTTGAATGCTAGACTAGGAAGAGGTTTTGATTTTTACTTAAAAGAATAACTTAGCTAACATGCTAACAATTGGTCCAAGAATAAACATATCTGAATCTGCCGCCCACATTGCTGTATCCGGAACTGTCGTATTAATAAAGAATGTAACCATAATATATTGACCCCAAGCAACAACGGTAGCTGTTAAGAAGCCGCCTATTAGTGCTCCTCTGACCCCACCAGTCGAGTTACCGAATACACCTGCAACTGCCCCGTGGAAGAAGAGAACAATCATTGTTGGAACAAATACATAACCTACTGTGTTTCCTAGTACTACTAACCAGATAATTGCTCCAACAAATGCTCCAAGGAAACCGATAATTACGGAGTTTGGCGCATATGGGTAAACAATTGGTGCATCCAGTGCTGGTTTTGCACCCGGTACAAGTTTTGTAGCAATACCATTGAATGCTGGTACGATTTCACCGATAAACATCCGCACACCTACAAGTACAACCGCAATCCCTGCTGCAAAAGTAAATGATTGAACGATAGAATAAACGATAAAGCTTTGGTTCCCAGCTTCTGCGATTAATTTTTCTGCGCCTGGCGTCTTTTTAACCATTAGGATAACTGCACCGACGATGAAGAGAATTCCCATTGTAAGAGCTGTAATAACATTCGAATCACGTAAAAACTCTAATTTTTTCGGTAAATTAATATGTTCTGCATCATTTTTCTTATTTCCGAATACTTTTCCGAGTAAAGCAGATAAAATCGCTACACTGGATGAAGTATGTCCTAATGCGACATTATCATTACCAGTAATTTTACGTAAGAATGGTTGTGTAATGGCTGGTTGCAACGTCCAGTAAAGCCCCATAATAACTGCTAGGAAGAGTACAAGTCCCCAGAATGGAATGTCGCCGCCAACTGCTTGTACAGTAATTCCTGCAAAAATAGTCGTTGTCCAGAACATCATATGACCAGTTAAATAGATGTACTTAAATGGTGTAAATCTCGCTAATAATACGTTGACTAAAAATCCGAGTGTCATCGCAAGTGTTACCGCACTACCAAATTTTGCATTAAAGGCTTCTTGCCCTAAAAACCCTGCAAGTGGCGGCGTTTCAAGACCAAACACTTCTTTCCACATTGGTTCAAAAATACCAAGTGAACCAGTAATAACAGCCGCACCAGCGTTAATAATTAAGAATCCAATAATTGCTTTGAACGTTCCGCTAATAACTTGGCTTAAATTTTTCTTTTGTAAAAGTAACCCTAGAAGTACGATAAAACCTAAAAGTATGGCTGGGGTTCCAAAAAAGTTATTGGCAATCCACGTAATAATCTCCATTTTTTTCCCACCTTTTTTTGTCTTATTTAACTATTGATTGCTGTAGATAATGCATTTTTAATTTCTGCATTGTCAAAATAGTTGTTAACAATTACTACTTTAGCACTTGTATCTGTTCCAAGTGTTTCAGCTAATTCTTGACTTGTTACGATAATATCCACGTTCATCGAGCGAGCTGCTGAGACATCAATGTGCTCTACATCCGCGTCTACTCCCATATCGCGCAAAACTGTTTCCACATTCATTCGTAAAATTAAGCTAGTTCCTTGCCCAAGTCCACACACCGCTAAAATTTTCATTATTATCCCTCCACTAATTCTCCAATTGCTTGGTAATCTTCTGAGTGAATCAATTTTTCAATATTCTCGTTGTTACTAAGCAAGGAAACGATTTTTTGAATAACTTGTAAATGTGCCTCGCTTGAAGTTGCTGCGAGCCCAAAGACTAGGCGCACAGGATCATTTGCAGCGTGTCCGAAATTCACGCCTTCTTTTAGTACGACAAGTGATACTGCGGAGTTTTCCACTCCATCAGTTGGTCTTGCATGAGGAATTGCTATTTGAGGTGCAATGACAAAGTACGCACCATTTTCATGATAAGATTCCACCATTTTTTCTACGTACTGCTCGCTCACATAACCTGCATTAACTAATAATTCTCCTGCTTGCACGATAGCCTCGTCAGCGTTTTCGGCTGATCCGTGCAGATTCACGAGCTCTTTATCCAAAAAAGACATATCTCTTCATCCCTTCTAACTAATTGATAGCGCTATCAATAACTTACACTCTTATTATAGCTGTAGCTGCTCTGTTTAAAAAAGCCCAATTCCTTTCTTTTCGAAAGTGCAAAGAATAGACTGTTACATTTCGTTGTTAGTAGGCATATAAAAAAGCCAGCGCGGCAACTTAGTGCCCCACTGGCTTTATCGCTTATTTTATTGTTAACATTGCGGCAATTTCTGATGCCGATTCTGCTTGTTCAATCTGCTCAAGCAAGTGATGTTTCATGATCAAATTAGTGAGTTGGCTCAGCGCATTGATATGTGTGTAGGAGTCAATGGAAGCGAGCACAATGATTAATTTAACTTGATCCTTTGCTTTACTTGAAAATGAAACTGGCTGATCTAAACGAAGTAAACTCATTCCAACACGATATGCCCCGTCATCCACCGAAGCATGCGGAAGTGCAATCCCTGGTGCAATAACGATGTAAGGACCCAGTTTTTCAATATTTTCAATCATTGCATGCTGATATTTTCTTGAGATATAACCTTCCTGCTGCAGTGATTCCGAGGCAACATGAATAGCTTCACGCCAATCTGACACACTTTCTTTAAAAGTAATACGTTCTTTAGGTAATAATTCCTCAAGTGTTGGCGATTTTTCTAACTGACTATCCGATTGCACTTGGAATAATACCGATTTTAACTTAGCCGCCAGCTTTTCACGGTCTTCTACTTTCGCATATTGGTCCACAACATCGAGAACGGACGACAACATACGCGCATCTGAATCTTTTTGCAAAATGTGTGGTGCAATTGTCTTCATCAGTTGTTGTTTCTGCGCCTCCGTTAAAATTGGACTCACAATAAAAACAGGTACTTTCGGTTCCATTATTGGCAAAGTAGAAACGATAAAGTCCGGTGTATAAATCCCTTTTTCAAATTCACGAATAGAAATTGGTTCTAGTATTTCTACCCGTTCACCGAGTAACTGTGACAATTGGCGTTCAATCATCCGCGAAGTTCCGACCCCTTTGGAGCAAACAATCAATAGTTTTTTTCGCTCGACCAAAGTATTATTTTTCCGAGAAAGATAGCCACCAAATAGAATCGTTACATACGCTATTTCATCTTCTGGGATGGTTTCACCTAGCAAATCTTCTAGCGGTTCTAATGATTTTTTCGTAATCTCGTAAACGTCGCTATAGCTCTGTTTGATATCTGTTCTGAGCGGATTAATCCATTCAATTTGAAATTTAAGTCGATAATAAGCTGGCTGTAAATGCAGCAATAAATCTTTTTTTAAACTGCTGTGGTCTTCAAAATTCACACATGCGAGACGTTCAAATTCAGCAATGACCTTTTCCACAATGAGTTCTAATTTTCCAGTAGCGGCCGCATCATCATTCAAACGACTTGCTCCAAGCAATAGTTTGCCTAAATAAGTAATTTCCGCATGATTAATCTTAAACTCTTCGTTCTGCTGCAATTGCTGATAAATTTCCTGCGCGATATCAAATGACTCTACTTCATGTTCTTCCGGTTCATTTAAATAACAATCACGTTTCATTCGTTCTTTAAAAAAGAAAATCATAATACCAATTCGTTCCATGACTTCATCTGTGTAACGAATGCCGATTTTTTTCTCCGTTACAACTAAAATTTCAAAAATCGTATCTAAATGCGGAAACAGCTCTTTCTTTTTAATCATTGGATTTATTTTCATTAAATCGAGCAGCTGGTCTGCCGTTGCGATTTCTTCGTTATTCATACAATAATGAATGAAAAATTGGCGGATACTACGCTCATCTCCAAGAACCATATTGCCATTTTTACGATCATAGGCGAGCTCGAGGTTAAATTGTTTAAGTGCTAACTTTAATTGCTTGATATCTTGCAAACTAGTGTTGCGACTAACTTCATTGCATTCATTAATCGTATCAATAATGACTCGAGCATCTGTTACAAGCAGAAAAAATAAAATACGAATGCGGCGTTCACTAGCGGAAAAAACTTTGTGACTTGCTTCCCTATTTTCAATAATATCTTTAATTGTCGATTTTTCTTCTTCTAATAAATAGTACCCTTGTCCGCGAACTGATTGAATGCCATCAAGCCCTATATCGTCTAGTTCTTTATTAATTTTTTCTACATCATATTGTAGTGTTCGTTTGGAAATGCCTAGTTCTTCTTGTAATTTCTCGGGTGCAAGATATACATTCGCCACCACTAGCGATTCGAGTAGCGTCATATTTCTAGCATCAAATTGTACCACTTGGCCTACCTCCTTGATTTCGGTCTAGAAGGTAAAAAGATATGTCTACATTAAGGTTATGCGAAAATATGATATTTTTCAAGTATATTTTTATTTTTGCGTATAAAAAAACCGACAAAGCCAAATGACTTTGTCGGTTTGAATCGTATCAGATATTATTTGCTGATGTTAGAAACAACGCCAGCGCCTACTGTACGTCCGCCTTCACGGATAGAGAATTTAGTACCGTCTTCGATAGCGATTGGTGCAATTAGTTCAACTGCAAGCTCAATGTTATCACCAGGCATTACCATTTCAGTACCTTCTGGAAGTGTAACAATACCAGTTACGTCAGTAGTACGGAAATAGAATTGTGGGCGGTAGTTGTTGAAGAATGGAGTGTGACGTCCACCTTCTTCTTTAGTTAAAACATAAGTTTCAGCTTTGAAGTTAGTGTGTGGAGTAATCGAACCTGGTTTAGCTAATACTTGACCACGTTGGATATCTTCACGAGCAACACCACGTAGAAGTGCGCCAATGTTGTCGCCAGCTTCAGCGTAGTCTAGTAATTTACGGAACATTTCTACTCCAGTTACTACTACTTTTTTGCTTTCTTCTTCAATACCGATAACTTCTACTTCGTCACCAACTTTAACTTGTCCACGTTCAACACGTCCAGTTGCAACTGTTCCACGACCAGTGATTGAGAATACATCCTCAACTGGCATCATGAATGGTTTGTCAGTATCACGTTCTGGAGTTGGAATGTAAGAATCTACAGCTTCCATTAACTCGTCAATTTTAGCTTCCCAGTCAGCTTCACCTTGAAGTGCTTTAAGAGCTGAACCTTTGATTACAGGAATGTCATCGCCAGGGAATTCATATTCAGTTAATAGATCACGAATTTCCATTTCAACTAATTCTAGTAATTCTTCATCGTCAACCATGTCACATTTGTTCATGAATACAACGATGTATGGAACACCAACTTGACGTGAAAGTAAGATATGTTCACGAGTTTGTGGCATTGGGCCATCAGCAGCAGATACTACTAAGATAGCTCCGTCCATTTGTGCAGCACCAGTGATCATGTTTTTAACGTAATCGGCATGTCCTGGGCAGTCAACGTGTGCATAGTGACGGCTGTCAGTTTGATACTCAACGTGAGCAGTAGAGATTGTGATACCACGTTCTCTTTCTTCTGGAGCACCATCAATTTGGTCGTAAGCTTGTGCATCAGCATAGCCTTTTTTAGCAAGTACAGTTGTAATTGCAGCTGTTAAAGTTGTTTTACCATGGTCAACGTGTCCAATAGTACCAATGTTAACATGGGGTTTAGAGCGGTCAAATTTTTCTTTTGCCATTTTAAAATATCCTCCTCGATAATTCAATAATTATTTTTTACTTAGCTTAAATTTAAACTAAATAATACTTCTAACTAAAGTTATACTTGATGTTGCGAAAAAAATCAATTAATCTTCTTTGTTGTTTCCACCATTAGCTTTAATGATTTCTTCAGCAATAGATTTAGGAACTTCTTCATAGTGATCAAATTGCATAGTGTATACACCACGACCTTGCGTACCTGAACGAAGGTGAGTTGCATAACCAAACATGTTTGCAAGTGGTACAAATGCGCGAACAACTTGAGCGTTACCGCGAGCTTCCATACCATCTACACGACCACGACGGGAAGTAATGTTACCCATGATATCACCAAGATATTCTTCTGGGATAACAACCTCTACAGCCATCATTGGCTCAAGGATTACAGGATCACATTTCTTAGCAGCATTACGTAATGCCATTGAAGCAGCCACTTTAAAGGCCATTTCATTGGAATCGACGTCATGGTAAGATCCGTCGTAAAGTTTTGCTTTGATGTCAATCAGTGGGTAGCCTGCAAGTACACCATTATCTAGTGCGCCTTCAAGACCTGCTTGTACAGCTGGGATGTATTCACGAGGAACAACCCCACCAACGATTGCATTTTCAAATTCAAATCCTTTACCTTCTTCGTTTGGTCCGAATTCAATCCAAACGTGCCCATATTGTCCACGTCCACCAGATTGACGTACGAATTTACCTTCAACTTGAGCAGATTTACGGAATGTTTCACGATAAGAAACTTGTGGATCACCAACGTTAGCTTCAACGCGGAATTCACGTCTCATACGGTCAACAAGGATGTCAAGGTGAAGTTCACCCATACCGGAGATAAGAGTTTGGCCAGTTTCTTGGTCAGTTTCAGCACGGAAAGTTGGATCTTCTTCCGCTAGTTTCGCAAGAGCTTGCCCCATTTTATCTTGGTCAGCTTTCGATTTAGGTTCGATAGCGACTTGGATAACTGGTTCTGGGAATTCCATGGATTCTAAGATAATTTGTTCTTTTTCATCACATAAAGTATCCCCAGTAGTTGTATCTTTAAGTCCTACGGCAGCAGCGATATCACCAGCGTATACGATCGAAATCTCTTCACGGTGATTAGCATGCATTTGAAGGATACGTCCAACACGTTCACGTTTACCTTTAGTCGAGTTTTGTACATATGAACCGGAATTCAACGTACCAGAATAAACACGGAAGAAAGTTAAGCGTCCAACATAAGGGTCAGTCATAACTTTGAATGCTAGGGAAGAGAATGGTTCTGAATCGTCAGCGTGACGAGCAGCTTCTTCTCCATCAGGCAATACGCCGTTAATAGCTGGAACATCTGTTGGTGCTGGAAGGTAATCAAGTACTGCATCTAACATTGGTTGAACACCTTTGTTTTTGAATGCTGTACCACAAACTACAGGATAGAACTCAACGTTAAGTGTTCCTTTACGGATACCAGCTTTAAGTTCTTCTTTTGTAATTTCTTCGCCTTCTAGGTATTTCATCATTAGCTCTTCGTCAAGTTCAGCAACTGCTTCCACTAATTTACCGCGGTATTCATCTGCTAAGTCTTTCAGATCAGCTGGAATTTCTTTCACATGAGGGTCATTTCCTAAATCATCTTCGTAATATAATGCGTTCATTTCGATTAAGTCAATGATACCTTCAAATGTATCTTCGGCCCCGATTGGGAGTTGGATTGGGTGCGCGTTGGCAGCCAAACGTTCATGCAAAGTACCTACAGAATATAGGAAGTCTGCGCCGATTTTGTCCATTTTGTTGACGAATACTACACGAGGAACCCCGTAAGTAGTAGCTTGACGCCAAACTGTTTCTGTTTGTGGTTCTACACCAGATTGTGCATCTAGAACCGCAACAGCACCATCAAGTACACGAAGCGAACGTTCAACTTCAACTGTGAAGTCTACGTGTCCTGGTGTATCGATAATGTTTACTCGGTAGCCTTTCCATTGAGCTGTTGTCGCAGCAGAAGTGATAGTAATACCACGTTCTTGCTCTTGCTCCATCCAGTCCATTTGAGAAGCACCTTCATGGGTTTCACCAATTTTGTGAATACGCCCTGTATAGAAAAGGATACGTTCAGTAGTGGTAGTTTTACCCGCATCAATGTGGGCCATAATACCAATATTACGAGTCTTTTCTAAGGAGAACTCTCTAGCCATGTTGTATTTCTCCTTCCATAAAACAATTTTTCAGGCAATAAGCCCGGAATTTGTCAGTGATTTTTTTACCAACGATAGTGAGCGAACGCTCTGTTAGCATCAGCCATTTTGTGTGTATCTTCGCGTTTCTTAACAGAAGCACCAGTATTATTGGCAGCATCCATGATTTCGCGAGCAACACGTACTTCCATTGTTTTCTCTCCACGAAGGCGAGCATAATTTACTAACCAACGAAGACCAAGAGTAGAACGACGGTCAGCACGTACTTCGATAGGTACTTGATAGTTAGCACCACCTACACGGCGAGCTTTAACTTCAAGAAGAGGCATAATGTTCTTCATAGCTTGTTCAAATACTTCCATCGGATCTTTACCAGTTTCTTGTGCAATGATATCGAATGCGGAATATAGGATAGCTTGAGACTTTCCACGTTTTCCGTCAACCATCATTTTATTAATTAAACGAGTTACTAGTTTCGAATTATAAATCGGATCTGGTAACACGTCACGTTTAGCAACAGGACCTTTACGAGGCATCGGATATCCTCCTTTCATATTTTATAAGTATTATTTTTTAGGTTTTTTCGTACCGTATTTAGAACGGCTTTGTCCTCTATTTTCAACACCAGCTGTATCAAGCGCTCCACGAACGATATGATAACGTACCCCTGGTAAATCTTTTACACGTCCACCACGAATAAGAACAACACTATGTTCTTGTAAGTTGTGACCAATACCAGGAATGTAAGCTGTTACTTCAATACCATTACTCAAACGTACACGGGCATATTTACGAAGCGCCGAGTTAGGTTTTTTAGGAGTCATGGTACCAACACGAGTACATACGCCACGTTTTTGCGGAGAGTTAACGTCTGTTAGTTCTCTTTTAAAACTGTTTAGACCCTTGTTCAAAGCAGGTGATGTAGATTTTTTAATTTTAGATTGACGAGGTTTGCGTACTAATTGGTTAATTGTAGGCATGGGATAAATTCCTCCTTCCTTGTTTAGTAGTTCCACACATCCAGGTGGTTCATTTT comes from the Listeria welshimeri serovar 6b str. SLCC5334 genome and includes:
- the tuf gene encoding elongation factor Tu, yielding MAKEKFDRSKPHVNIGTIGHVDHGKTTLTAAITTVLAKKGYADAQAYDQIDGAPEERERGITISTAHVEYQTDSRHYAHVDCPGHADYVKNMITGAAQMDGAILVVSAADGPMPQTREHILLSRQVGVPYIVVFMNKCDMVDDEELLELVEMEIRDLLTEYEFPGDDIPVIKGSALKALQGEADWEAKIDELMEAVDSYIPTPERDTDKPFMMPVEDVFSITGRGTVATGRVERGQVKVGDEVEVIGIEEESKKVVVTGVEMFRKLLDYAEAGDNIGALLRGVAREDIQRGQVLAKPGSITPHTNFKAETYVLTKEEGGRHTPFFNNYRPQFYFRTTDVTGIVTLPEGTEMVMPGDNIELAVELIAPIAIEDGTKFSIREGGRTVGAGVVSNISK
- the fusA gene encoding elongation factor G, which translates into the protein MAREFSLEKTRNIGIMAHIDAGKTTTTERILFYTGRIHKIGETHEGASQMDWMEQEQERGITITSAATTAQWKGYRVNIIDTPGHVDFTVEVERSLRVLDGAVAVLDAQSGVEPQTETVWRQATTYGVPRVVFVNKMDKIGADFLYSVGTLHERLAANAHPIQLPIGAEDTFEGIIDLIEMNALYYEDDLGNDPHVKEIPADLKDLADEYRGKLVEAVAELDEELMMKYLEGEEITKEELKAGIRKGTLNVEFYPVVCGTAFKNKGVQPMLDAVLDYLPAPTDVPAINGVLPDGEEAARHADDSEPFSSLAFKVMTDPYVGRLTFFRVYSGTLNSGSYVQNSTKGKRERVGRILQMHANHREEISIVYAGDIAAAVGLKDTTTGDTLCDEKEQIILESMEFPEPVIQVAIEPKSKADQDKMGQALAKLAEEDPTFRAETDQETGQTLISGMGELHLDILVDRMRREFRVEANVGDPQVSYRETFRKSAQVEGKFVRQSGGRGQYGHVWIEFGPNEEGKGFEFENAIVGGVVPREYIPAVQAGLEGALDNGVLAGYPLIDIKAKLYDGSYHDVDSNEMAFKVAASMALRNAAKKCDPVILEPMMAVEVVIPEEYLGDIMGNITSRRGRVDGMEARGNAQVVRAFVPLANMFGYATHLRSGTQGRGVYTMQFDHYEEVPKSIAEEIIKANGGNNKED
- a CDS encoding phosphotriesterase, whose protein sequence is MSFIRTFYGDIAPDKLGFTYSHEHIVCVPAYWQERDADDLLLDSKEKSQLDVQDFADLGGKTIVDATAVDYGRRVLDVAQISKETGIQIIGTAGFNKSFLWDGKIKPELKPIIGDFETYYEWIENTSTEKLTEFVVNEVENGLEGTPYKAGQVKFGTGYNMITPLEEKTIRAVARAHHETKAPIHSHTEAGTMALEQIEILKQENIPLEYLSIGHMDRNLDPYYHKQVAKTGAFMSFDGIAKIKYAPESARIAAILYLVSEGFEDQILVSGDTARKTYYKHYGHGPGLEYIAKKWVPRFIDEANEKGFDGEKLVKKFFVDNPARCFTFKK
- the rpsG gene encoding 30S ribosomal protein S7 yields the protein MPRKGPVAKRDVLPDPIYNSKLVTRLINKMMVDGKRGKSQAILYSAFDIIAQETGKDPMEVFEQAMKNIMPLLEVKARRVGGANYQVPIEVRADRRSTLGLRWLVNYARLRGEKTMEVRVAREIMDAANNTGASVKKREDTHKMADANRAFAHYRW
- a CDS encoding PTS ascorbate transporter subunit IIC yields the protein MEIITWIANNFFGTPAILLGFIVLLGLLLQKKNLSQVISGTFKAIIGFLIINAGAAVITGSLGIFEPMWKEVFGLETPPLAGFLGQEAFNAKFGSAVTLAMTLGFLVNVLLARFTPFKYIYLTGHMMFWTTTIFAGITVQAVGGDIPFWGLVLFLAVIMGLYWTLQPAITQPFLRKITGNDNVALGHTSSSVAILSALLGKVFGNKKNDAEHINLPKKLEFLRDSNVITALTMGILFIVGAVILMVKKTPGAEKLIAEAGNQSFIVYSIVQSFTFAAGIAVVLVGVRMFIGEIVPAFNGIATKLVPGAKPALDAPIVYPYAPNSVIIGFLGAFVGAIIWLVVLGNTVGYVFVPTMIVLFFHGAVAGVFGNSTGGVRGALIGGFLTATVVAWGQYIMVTFFINTTVPDTAMWAADSDMFILGPIVSMLAKLFF
- the rpsL gene encoding 30S ribosomal protein S12 — translated: MPTINQLVRKPRQSKIKKSTSPALNKGLNSFKRELTDVNSPQKRGVCTRVGTMTPKKPNSALRKYARVRLSNGIEVTAYIPGIGHNLQEHSVVLIRGGRVKDLPGVRYHIVRGALDTAGVENRGQSRSKYGTKKPKK
- a CDS encoding PTS sugar transporter subunit IIB gives rise to the protein MKILAVCGLGQGTSLILRMNVETVLRDMGVDADVEHIDVSAARSMNVDIIVTSQELAETLGTDTSAKVVIVNNYFDNAEIKNALSTAINS
- a CDS encoding BglG family transcription antiterminator, which produces MVQFDARNMTLLESLVVANVYLAPEKLQEELGISKRTLQYDVEKINKELDDIGLDGIQSVRGQGYYLLEEEKSTIKDIIENREASHKVFSASERRIRILFFLLVTDARVIIDTINECNEVSRNTSLQDIKQLKLALKQFNLELAYDRKNGNMVLGDERSIRQFFIHYCMNNEEIATADQLLDLMKINPMIKKKELFPHLDTIFEILVVTEKKIGIRYTDEVMERIGIMIFFFKERMKRDCYLNEPEEHEVESFDIAQEIYQQLQQNEEFKINHAEITYLGKLLLGASRLNDDAAATGKLELIVEKVIAEFERLACVNFEDHSSLKKDLLLHLQPAYYRLKFQIEWINPLRTDIKQSYSDVYEITKKSLEPLEDLLGETIPEDEIAYVTILFGGYLSRKNNTLVERKKLLIVCSKGVGTSRMIERQLSQLLGERVEILEPISIREFEKGIYTPDFIVSTLPIMEPKVPVFIVSPILTEAQKQQLMKTIAPHILQKDSDARMLSSVLDVVDQYAKVEDREKLAAKLKSVLFQVQSDSQLEKSPTLEELLPKERITFKESVSDWREAIHVASESLQQEGYISRKYQHAMIENIEKLGPYIVIAPGIALPHASVDDGAYRVGMSLLRLDQPVSFSSKAKDQVKLIIVLASIDSYTHINALSQLTNLIMKHHLLEQIEQAESASEIAAMLTIK
- a CDS encoding PTS sugar transporter subunit IIA, producing the protein MSFLDKELVNLHGSAENADEAIVQAGELLVNAGYVSEQYVEKMVESYHENGAYFVIAPQIAIPHARPTDGVENSAVSLVVLKEGVNFGHAANDPVRLVFGLAATSSEAHLQVIQKIVSLLSNNENIEKLIHSEDYQAIGELVEG